Proteins encoded together in one Telopea speciosissima isolate NSW1024214 ecotype Mountain lineage chromosome 4, Tspe_v1, whole genome shotgun sequence window:
- the LOC122660265 gene encoding uncharacterized protein LOC122660265, with protein sequence MASNFDRWEKDPFFSVAEEVQESADRMESVYRTWIHESKDASSVCDFDELRRDLQTVLGTAKWQLEEFERAVSSSYVGSSSSAEDGRTRHSQFIVAIKNKISTVENSLKESVVAEGKSTLPWVRLDEGERDELALFLLGPAVDRTAPPATVAARDEEEGNLQAVHGETVSDCSKNSSHSTELGSQETKEERLHGYRRTASASADIGTWKIAVADENSNRRSFDAMPDLPPPRVLSFSGLLGAMEPIPKLNWSKNGFRKWKAGDRRLPTDAVPLRSQQLSRGIDVCYERSKSCLDGCDDSYDKQLYGWFGAVQRQLRRSQYHIQYSRPIQVVFWVAVVLCLIVFLAWSAV encoded by the exons ATGGCTTCGAATTTCGATCGGTGGGAGAAGGATCCGTTCTTCTCCGTGGCTGAGGAAGTTCAGGAATCTGCCGACAG GATGGAATCGGTGTATAGAACTTGGATACACGAAAGCAAGGACGCGTCGAGCGTCTGCGATTTCGATGAGCTTCGCAGGGACCTACAGACAGTCCTTGGCACTGCCAAATGGCAG TTGGAGGAGTTTGAGCGGGCCGTCAGCTCGAGCTATGTTGGGAGCTCTAGCTCGGCCGAGGATGGGAGAACCAGGCACAGCCAATTCATTGTTGCTATCAAGAATAAGATTTCTACGGTTGAGAACTCGTTGAAGGAATCGGTAGTCGCGGAAGGCAAGTCGACGCTTCCTTGGGTTCGTTTGGATGAAGGAGAACGAGATGAGCTCGCGTTGTTTCTGTTGGGACCTGCGGTAGATAGGACCGCGCCCCCTGCTACGGTTGCTGCTAGGgacgaagaagaagggaatttGCAGGCAGTGCATGGAGAGACGGTGTCTGATTGTTCGAAGAATTCTTCGCATTCGACCGAGTTGGGTTCACAAGAGACTAAGGAGGAGAGGTTGCATGGGTATAGGAGGACTGCAAGCGCCAGTGCTGACATTGGTACTTGGAAGATTGCAGTTGCGGACGAGAATTCCAATCGGAGATCTTTTGATGCCATGCCCGATCTTCctcctcctagggttttaagtTTTTCAGGGCTCCTCGGAGCCATGGAGCCCATTCCCAAGCTGAATTGGTCGAAGAATGGTTTCAGAAAATGGAAGGCTGGAGATCGTCGTCTACCAACCGATGCTGTGCCATTGCGGTCACAACAGTTGAGTCGG GGAATAGATGTATGTTATGAAAGAAGTAAGAGCTGCCTTGATGGCTGTGACGACTCTTATGATAAGCAGTTATATGGCTGGTTTGGAGCTGTTCAAAGACAACTTCGAAGGTCTCAATATCATATCCAATATAGTCGGCCCATTCAAGTTGTTTTTTGGGTTGCTGTTGTCCTTTGCCTGATCG TTTTTCTTGCATGGAGTGCAGTGTAA
- the LOC122657334 gene encoding uncharacterized protein LOC122657334, whose amino-acid sequence MDIPVLARTKMLLWASKRGECSIHKLAQTNNETGKPQEWTRDAKGINQMCWVPHPRNGIYVPKGHEMVMDDVPSGAASFTQPYWLRSIEGVDKSFPDSLIEHPFSEKK is encoded by the exons ATGGACATACCTGTGCTGGCAAGAACCAAGATGTTGCTCTG GGCTTCTAAGCGAGGAGAGTGTTCCATCCACAAGCTAGCCCAGACTAATAATGAAACAGGAAAACCCCAAGAGTGGACCCGTGATGCAAAGGGGATTAATCAGATGTGCTGGGTCCCTCATCCACGTAATGGCATATATGTCCCTAAAGGACATGAGATGGTGATGGATGATGTTCCTTCTGGAGCTGCTTCTTTCACTCAACCTTACTGGCTTAGGAGCATTGAAGGAGTTGATAAGTCATTCCCAGATTCTTTGATTGAACATCCATTCTCTGAAAAAAAGTGA
- the LOC122657333 gene encoding protein arginine N-methyltransferase 2: MEAGDELCEAARSGDLAKVDSLIDAGADVSYFDGEGLTPLMHAAKHGHADIVKALLPAGAPWNALSPSNLTAGDFAMDSGHQEAFDALLNAGIQAELVLGTIARAAKEDGDSDSDYLEDRVTFSEDKLMDSNSKAIMMAWEKPLMEAHAKAICSGGGHILNIGFGMGLIDTAIQQYAPITHTIVEAHSEVYDRMLRTGWGEKDNVKIIFGRWQDILSQLESYDGIFFDTYGEYYEDMRQFHQHLPTLLKPGGIYSFFNGLCGGNAFFHVVYCQLVSLELGNLGYSTQFIPLPVKDCLGEEVWEGVKHKYWQLDTYYLPVCQSSQDSE; this comes from the exons ATGGAGGCAGGGGATGAGCTGTGCGAGGCGGCGAGGTCGGGTGACTTGGCCAAAGTTGACTCTCTGATAGATGCTGGCGCCGATGTATCGTACTTCGACGGAGAAGGCCTCACTCCACTAATGCACGCGGCGAAGCACGGCCACGCGGACATAGTGAAGGCCCTGCTCCCAGCTGGCGCCCCCTGGAACGCCCTTTCTCCCTCAAACCTCACGGCCGGTGACTTCGCCATGGATTCTGGCCATCAGGAAGCATTCGACGCTCTTCTCAACGCAG GCATTCAAGCTGAGTTGGTCTTGGGTACAATTGCAAGGGCTGCAAAAGAAGATGGTGATTCTGACAGTGACTACCTGGAAGATAGGGTTACTTTTAGTGAGGATAAGTTGATGGACTCCAATAGCAAAGCAATCATGATGGCTTGGGAGAAGCCATTGATGGAGGCTCATGCAAAGGCTATTTGCTCTGGAGGTGGGCATATTTTGAACATTGGATTTGGAATGGGCCTTATAGACACAGCTATTCAGCAGTATGCACCGATTACACATACAATTGTTGAAGCTCACTCTGAGGTCTATGATCGAATGCTTCGTACTGGATGGGGTGAGAAGGATAATGTAAAGATAATATTTGGTCGTTGGCAAGATATTCTCTCTCAACTTGAATCTTATGATG GTATATTCTTTGACACTTATGGTGAGTATTATGAAGACATGAGGCAATTTCACCAGCATCTTCCTACATTGTTAAAGCCTGGAGGAATCTATTCATTCTTCAATGGCCTTTGTGGCGGTAATGCTTTCTTCCATGTTGTTTACTGTCAGTTGGTTTCTCTAGAACTAGGAAATTTGGGTTACTCCACCCAGTTCATTCCTTTGCCTGTTAAGGATTGCTTGGGCGAGGAAGTCTGGGAGGGTGTGAAACACAAATATTGGCAGCTAGATACATACTATCTCCCTGTTTGTCAGTCTTCACAGGATTCTGAATAA
- the LOC122658217 gene encoding subtilisin-like protease SBT1.7 — protein sequence MERSKILGLPLLMLFLLLGLCNISMSVVDKKIKQQQKLEKKTYIVHMAKSEMPATFDEHAHWYASSLKSVSDSAEMLYTYNNAIHGFSTRLTDQEAKSLEGLPGILAIMPQMRYELHTTRTPLFLGLDKNDGFMPQSDSTSEMVVGVLDTGAWPESQSFDDKGLGPVPSSWKGQCELGKNFNASSCNRKLIGARFFSKGYEATLGPIDETKESKSPRDDDGHGTHTSTTAAGSVVEGASLFGYASGAARGMAARARVATYKVCWLGGCFSADILAGMDKAIEDGVNVISMSLGGGMSDYYRDSLAIGAFTAMERGILVSCSAGNAGPSTFSLSNVAPWITTVGAGTLDRDFPAYVSLGNGKNFSGVSLYSGKPLTDSLLPFIYAGNATNSTNGNLCITGTLIPSKVAGKIVLCDRGVNARVQKGTVVKEAGGVGMILANTEANGEELVADAHLLPATGVTEKTGNIIKSYLSSDANPTATITFGGTKVGIQPSPVVAAFSSRGPNSITPDILKPDIIAPGVNILAGWTGAAGPTGLSVDTRRVGFNIVSGTSMSCPHVSGLAARLKAAHPDWSPGAVRSALMTTAYATYKTGETLQDIATGKASTPFDYGSGHVDPVSALDPGLVYDLAVEDYVGFLCALNYSQVQITLVARRNFTCDTNKKYSVSDLNYPSFAVPFGTAIEGGASASASATSIVKHTRTLTNVGSSATYKVSVSSETESVKITVQPESLTFSAPNEKKTYTVTFTGLSMPSGTTSFARLEWSDGKHIVGSPIAFTWT from the coding sequence ATGGAGAGATCGAAGATACTGGGACTTCCACTCTTgatgctttttcttcttctaggtctctGCAACATTTCTATGTCTGTAGTAGATAAGAAGATCAAACAGCAGCAGAAACTGGagaagaaaacctacatcgtgcACATGGCCAAGTCCGAAATGCCGGCGACCTTTGACGAGCACGCACACTGGTACGCTTCGTCTCTGAAATCGGTGTCTGACTCAGCTGAAATGCTCTATACATACAACAACGCCATCCACGGCTTCTCCACTCGACTCACCGACCAAGAGGCCAAATCACTCGAGGGCTTACCTGGGATTCTTGCCATCATGCCTCAAATGAGATACGAGCTTCACACTACTCGTACTCCTCTGTTTCTGGGGCTTGACAAGAACGATGGGTTCATGCCCCAATCTGACTCGACTAGCGAAATGGTAGTTGGAGTTCTTGACACTGGTGCGTGGCCCGAAAGCCAGAGCTTCGATGACAAGGGACTTGGACCCGTGCCCAGTAGTTGGAAAGGCCAATGTGAGTTAGGTAAGAATTTTAACGCTTCAAGCTGTAACCGGAAATTGATCGGCGCGAGATTTTTTTCCAAAGGTTACGAAGCTACGCTGGGTCCCATAGATGAAACTAAAGAATCGAAATCGCCGAGGGATGATGACGGACACGGCACCCACACATCGACTACGGCGGCCGGATCTGTCGTGGAAGGCGCTAGCCTCTTCGGTTACGCCTCTGGTGCGGCACGTGGCATGGCGGCACGTGCTAGAGTTGCTACCTACAAGGTTTGCTGGCTTGGTGGTTGCTTCAGTGCTGACATTCTGGCCGGCATGGATAAAGCCATTGAAGACGGCGTTAACGTCATCTCCATGTCACTGGGCGGTGGGATGTCCGATTATTATAGAGACAGTCTTGCCATCGGAGCTTTTACGGCAATGGAGCGAGGCATTCTCGTGTCTTGCTCCGCTGGAAATGCTGGTCCCTCTACGTTCAGCTTGTCCAACGTAGCGCCATGGATTACCACCGTTGGTGCAGGGACCTTGGACCGTGACTTTCCTGCGTACGTTAGTCTGGGCAACGGAAAGAACTTTTCCGGTGTATCTCTCTACAGTGGGAAACCGTTGACTGATTCTTTACTACCGTTTATCTACGCCGGCAATGCTACCAACTCTACGAACGGGAATCTATGCATAACAGGTACATTGATACCGTCAAAAGTCGCCGGAAAGATTGTGTTGTGCGATCGGGGGGTCAATGCCAGGGTTCAGAAAGGAACCGTTGTCAAAGAAGCTGGTGGCGTAGGGATGATTCTGGCGAACACTGAGGCCAACGGAGAAGAGTTGGTGGCCGACGCCCATCTTTTGCCTGCCACGGGTGTAACTGAGAAGACCGGTAATATCATAAAGAGCTACCTCTCATCAGATGCCAATCCGACGGCCACGATCACTTTCGGAGGCACGAAGGTGGGGATTCAACCCTCACCGGTGGTGGCAGCGTTCAGTTCGCGTGGGCCGAACTCGATCACGCCGGATATACTCAAGCCGGACATAATCGCACCAGGTGTCAACATTCTAGCAGGTTGGACCGGTGCCGCGGGACCCACAGGGCTCTCTGTCGACACGAGACGCGTAGGATTTAACATCGTATCCGGTACGTCGATGTCGTGCCCACACGTGAGCGGCCTCGCTGCAAGGCTCAAAGCGGCGCACCCTGATTGGAGCCCTGGAGCCGTCCGATCGGCTCTCATGACTACAGCTTATGCCACCTACAAGACTGGCGAAACGTTACAAGACATCGCAACCGGTAAAGCATCGACGCCGTTCGATTACGGATCTGGACACGTGGATCCTGTTTCAGCCCTTGATCCCGGCCTCGTCTACGACCTTGCCGTCGAAGATTACGTAGGCTTTCTATGCGCTTTAAACTATAGCCAAGTGCAGATCACCCTCGTGGCGAGAAGGAACTTCACGTGCGATACGAACAAGAAGTACAGCGTCAGTGATCTTAATTACCCTTCTTTCGCTGTACCCTTCGGGACAGCAATTGAAGGTGGTGCCAGTGCCAGTGCCAGTGCGACGAGCATCGTCAAGCATACACGAACGCTGACGAATGTGGGTAGCTCTGCAACGTATAAGGTGTCTGTGTCTTCAGAGACGGAGTCGGTGAAGATAACTGTTCAGCCTGAATCTTTGACTTTTAGTGCACCAAACGAGAAGAAGACATACACGGTGACGTTCACTGGGCTTTCGATGCCTTCGGGGACAACCAGCTTCGCTCGTCTGGAATGGTCGGACGGAAAGCACATTGTGGGTAGTCCGATCGCATTTACATGGACGTGA